A DNA window from Centroberyx gerrardi isolate f3 chromosome 3, fCenGer3.hap1.cur.20231027, whole genome shotgun sequence contains the following coding sequences:
- the adgre5b.1 gene encoding adhesion G protein-coupled receptor E5 isoform X2: protein MNNNKTSDICGANANCTNLIGNYSCTCLAGYTNLSGSRAVCTDIDECKEDKTQKENICGMNGTCENLDGSYLCECPSGFTTYDNERTKCSELSCDRFKANSESAQSLAGLADILSLMRTSCLALSNPDSAGEGKANGEVLLEKLFTATEDLLSPGRLNSSDDVSGLLGVVEDAMRLIGPQLKHSSTRMETSETEVELAVRRGTTPPTGPIHLTNENASLETDWTTATGNGTYPGFALAALVSYKNLEKSVNRAFEQLTGYQKDGVDPTFQVNSKVVSAVVSNPSTRHLNHHVNLTFRHLQREERSPVSYICAYWQAGPDGQDEGGAWSTDGCYNRSSNATHTVCGCEHLSSFAVLMALYPIKHTFGLLLVTKIGLIVSLLCLVLCILTFKFCRSIQGTRTTIHLHLCICLFVADLLFLTAISRTKPEGGCRVVAGCLHFLFLGVFSWMLLEGVQLYRMVVLVFNATIRPLYLFAVGYGTPLVIVAISAISRPNGYGTDEYCWLSLEHGLIWSFFGPVCLIIIFNVFFFIITVWKLAQKFSSLNPDLSKLNKIKAFTVTAIAQMCVLGLMWVSGAFVFQEGTAPAAYIFTILNSLQGALVFVMHCLLSKQVRDEYANFLSCICAQPKRKYSEFSSTNPSSSRSQGSRSGHHTGESQI from the exons ATGAACAACAACAAGACCAGCGACATCTGTGGCGCCAATGCCAACTGTACCAACCTGATTGGGAACTACAGCTGCACCTGCCTGGCTGGGTATACAAACCTCAGCGGTAGCCGTGCTGTTTGCACAG ACATAGACGAATGCAAGgaagataaaacacaaaaagaaaacatttgtggAATGAACGGGACTTGTGAAAACCTTGATGGGAGCTACTTGTGCGAGTGTCCATCCGGATTCACTACTTATGACAACGAAAGGACTAAATGCTCAG AGCTGAGCTGCGATCGCTTCAAAGCAAACAGTGAGTCTGCACAG tctcttgcAGGCCTGGCAGATATCTTGTCCCTGATGAGGACCAGCTGTTTGGCTCTGTCTAACCCTGACTCAGCTGGTGAAGGGAAGGCCAATGGGGAGGTGCTACTTGAG AAACTGTTTACGGCGACTGAAGACCTCCTGTCCCCTGGTCGCCTCAATAGCAGTGATGATGTGAGTGGGTTACTTGGTGTGGTGGAAGATGCCATGAGGCTCATCGGTCCCCAGCTCAAACACAGCAGCACCAGAATGGAGACAAGTGAGACAG AGGTGGAGCTTGCTGTACGGAGGGGGACGACTCCACCCACTGGACCAATCCATCTGACCAATGAGAATGCAAGCCTGGAGACTGACTGGACAACGGCAACTGGGAATGGAACATACCCTG GTTTTGCCCTTGCTGCGTTAGTGAGCTACAAGAACCTGGAGAAATCTGTTAACAGGGCCTTTGAGCAGCTCACAGGATACCAAAAAGATGGTGTAGATCCCACCTTCCAGGTTAACTCCAAAGTGGTGTCCGCTGTGGTCTCCAACCCATCCACACGGCACCTGAACCACCATGTCAACCTCACCTTCAGGCATCTACAG AGGGAGGAGCGTTCTCCGGTGAGCTACATCTGTGCATACTGGCAGGCGGGCCCTGATGGGCAGGATGAAGGGGGGGCGTGGTCCACAGATGGTTGCTATAACCGCTCCTCCAACgccacacacactgtgtgtggcTGTGAACACCTGAGCAGCTTCGCTGTGCTCATGGCTCTCTACCCCATCAAG CACACCTTTGGGCTCCTGTTGGTGACCAAGATAGGCCTGATCGTCTCCCTGCTGTGTCTGGTACTGTGCATCCTGACCTTCAAGTTCTGCCGCTCCATACAAGGGACGCGCACCACCATCCACCTGCACCTCTGCATCTGCCTCTTTGTGGCTGACCTCCTTTTCCTCACTGCCATTTCACGAACTAAACCTGAG GGCGGCTGCAGGGTTGTCGCAGGATGCCTCCATTTCTTGTTCTTGGGAGTGTTTAGCTGGATGCTGTTAGAAGGGGTGCAGCTGTATCGTATGGTGGTCCTGGTGTTCAATGCCACCATCCGGCCCCTCTACCTATTCGCTGTTGGCTATGGAACACCCTTGGTTATAGTAGCTATATCTGCCATTAGTAGACCAAATGGATACGGCACTGACGAATA CTGCTGGCTGTCCCTGGAACACGGCCTCATCTGGAGTTTCTTTGGCCCCGTGTgtctcatcatcatcttcaacgtcttcttcttcatcatcactGTGTGGAAGCTCGCCCAGAAGTTCTCCAGCCTCAACCCAGACCTTTCCAAACTGAACAAAATtaa agcatTCACAGTGACAGCTATAGCCCAGATGTGTGTGCTGGGCCTAATGTGGGTGTCTGGGGCCTTCGTGTTTCAAGAAGGTACAGCGCCAGCAGCATATATCTTCACTATCCTCAACAGCCTGCAGGGAGCGCTGGTCTTCGTCATGCACTGCCTACTGTCTAAGCAG GTGAGAGATGAGTACGCCAATTTCCTCTCCTGTATCTGTGCACAACCGAAGAGGAAGTACTCCGAGTTCAGCAGCACCAATCCCTCTAGTAGTCGATCACAA GGCTCTCGGAGTGGACACCACACAGGAGAATCCCAAATATGA